A stretch of the Capra hircus breed San Clemente chromosome 10, ASM170441v1, whole genome shotgun sequence genome encodes the following:
- the DACT1 gene encoding dapper homolog 1 has product MKPSPTGTAKEQEPPAPARGEQRTAEPEGRWREKGEADTERQRTRERQEATLAGLAELEYLRQRQELLVRGALRGTGGAGAAAARAGELPGEAAQRNRLEEKFLEENILLLRKQLNCLRRRDAGLLNQLQELDKQISDLRLDVEKTSEERLETDSRPSSGFYELSDGASGSLSNSSNSVFSECLSSCHSSTCFCSPLEATLTISDGCPKSADVNPKYQCDLVSKNGNDVYRYPSPLHAVAVQSPMFLLCLTGNPLREEERLGNHANDVCAGSELDTVKTDTNLPSPSSLWSAPHPSSSKKMDGYILSLVQKKTHPVRTNKPRTSVNADPTKGLLRNGSVCVRVTGGVSQGNSGNLKNSKQVPLPSGVIPSLDNGAFSPPKQWSKESKPEPLESKRLPAPEGCSPGTATELQGKHLPKTAKPVSQEHARCPPAGTGESSKESGQIPAASPKESPGRVLAPLQENKVVQPLKKVPQKNSPQAGTLAPPPAASALLPPTFPAEERPALDFRSEGSSSQSLEEGPLGKAPAVLAPPPGVRPPRGARPAAAPRGSAVKHRAPAVHGPESALPAVREKARAAGKKCRFPDDTDTNKKLRRAPAKARRGGGGQPDAGLPSRPLGAGHRAGSRAHGHGHGREAVVAKPKHKRTDSRRWRSAAEVSYEEALRRARRGRREPAGLFAAGPYASPYAYAASDSEYSAECESLFHSTVLDTSEDERSNYTTNCFGDSESSVSEGDFVGDSTSTSDSEESGGLIWSQFVQTLPLQPVPAPDLRHNPTKTFVKIKASHNLKKKILRFRSGSLKLMTTV; this is encoded by the exons ATGAAGCCGAGTCCGACCGGGACGGCTAAGGAGCAGGAGCCGCCGGCGCCGGCCCGGGGAGAGCAGCGCACGGCGGAGCCTGAGGGGCGCTGGCGGGAGAAGGGCGAGGCGGACACGGAGCGGCAGCGCACCCGCGAGCGGCAGGAGGCCACGCTGGCCGGGCTGGCGGAGCTGGAGTACCTGCGCCAGCGCCAGGAGCTGCTGGTCCGGGGCGCCCTGCGCGGCACAGGGGGCGCGGGGGCCGCTGCAGCCCGCGCCGGGGAGCTGCCGGGGGAGGCGGCGCAGCGCAACCGCCTGGAGGAGAAGTTCTTGGAGGAGAACATCTTGCTGCTGCGGAAGCAATTG AATTGTTTGAGGAGAAGAGACGCTGGTTTGTTGAACCAGTTGCAGGAACTCGACAAGCAGATAAGTGACTTGAGGCTGGATGTGGAAAAGACATCTGAAGAGCGCCTGGAGACAGACAGCCGCCCCAGCTCAG GGTTTTATGAACTGAGTGATGGGGCTTCAGGATCCCTGTCCAATTCCTCGAACTCGGTCTTCAGTGAGTGTTTATCCAGTTGTCATTCCAGCACCTGCTTCTGCAGCCCCTTGGAGGCAACCTTGACTATCTCAGATGGTTGCCCCAAATCTGCAG ATGTGAATCCCAAGTACCAGTGCGATCTGGTGTCTAAAAATGGGAATGATGTGTATCGCTACCCGAGTCCACTTCATGCCGTGGCTGTGCAGAGCCCAATGTTCCTCCTTTGCCTGACTGGCAACCCCCTGAGGGAAGAGGAGCGGCTTGGTAACCATGCCAACGACGTTTGTGCGGGATCTGAGCTGGACACCGTCAAGACAGACACTAACTTACCATCTCCAAGCAGTTTGTGGTCTGCTCCCCATCCTTCATCCAGCAAGAAGATGGATGGTTACATTCTGAGCCTAGTCCAGAAAAAAACCCACCCAGTAAGGACCAACAAACCGAGGACCAGTGTGAACGCTGACCCCACGAAGGGGCTTCTGAGGAATGGGAGCGTTTGTGTCAGAGTGACTGGGGGTGTCTCACAGGGCAACAGTGGGAACCTTAAGAATTCGAAACAGGTGCCTTTGCCCTCTGGAGTCATCCCTTCTTTGGACAATGGGGCCTTCTCCCCACCAAAACAGTGGTCAAAAGAATCAAAGCCAGAACCTCTGGAAAGCAAGAGGTTGCCCGCGCCTGAAGGCTGTTCTCCAGGCACTGCTACCGAACTTCAAGGTAAGCATCTGCCCAAAACCGCCAAGCCTGTCTCCCAGGAACATGCGAGGTGTCCCCCCGCTGGGACAGGGGAGTCCTCTAAGGAAAGCGGGCAGATCCCAGCTGCTTCTCCGAAAGAGAGCCCTGGGAGGGTCCTCGCACCGCTGCAAGAGAACAAAGTGGTCCAGCCACTGAAAAAGGTGCCACAGAAAAACAGCCCGCAGGCAGGCACTCTGGCGCCCCCTCCCGCCGCCTCAGCCCTGCTGCCCCCCACTTTCCCGGCGGAAGAGCGGCCGGCCCTGGATTTCAGAAGCGAGGGCTCCTCTTCTCAGAGCCTGGAGGAAGGGCCCCTGGGGAAGGCGCCGGCCGTCCTGGCGCCGCCTCCGGGGGTCAGGCCGCCCCGGGGTGCGCGCCCCGCGGCCGCCCCGAGGGGCTCCGCTGTGAAGCACCGGGCGCCGGCTGTCCACGGGCCGGAAAGTGCTCTGCCCGCCGTGAGGGAGAAGGCCCGGGCGGCCGGCAAGAAGTGTCGGTTCCCCGACGACACGGATACAAATAAGAAACTGCGGCGAGCCCCGGCCAaggcgcggcggggcgggggcggccaGCCGGACGCGGGGCTCCCCAGCCGGCCGCTGGGGGCGGGCCACCGCGCAGGGAGCCGGGCGcacggccacggccacggccGCGAGGCGGTGGTGGCCAAGCCCAAGCACAAGCGCACCGACTCGCGGCGGTGGAGGTCGGCCGCCGAGGTGTCGTACGAGGAGGCGCTGCGGCGCGCGCGGCGGGGCCGGCGGGAGCCCGCGGGGCTGTTCGCGGCCGGGCCGTACGCCAGCCCCTACGCGTACGCGGCCAGCGACTCCGAGTACTCGGCCGAGTGCGAGTCCCTGTTCCACTCCACCGTGCTGGACACCAGCGAGGACGAGCGCAGCAACTACACCACCAACTGCTTCGGCGACAGCGAGTCCAGCGTGAGCGAGGGCGACTTCGTGGGCGACAGCACGAGCACCAGCGACTCGGAGGAGAGCGGGGGCTTGATTTGGTCCCAGTTCGTGCAGACGCTCCCCCTGCAGCCGGTCCCGGCCCCCGACCTTCGCCACAACCCCACCAAAACCTTCGTCAAGATTAAGGCCTCACACAACCTCAAGAAGAAGATCCTCCGCTTTCGGTCGGGCTCTTTGAAACTGATGACGACCGTCTGA